One Carassius gibelio isolate Cgi1373 ecotype wild population from Czech Republic chromosome A20, carGib1.2-hapl.c, whole genome shotgun sequence DNA segment encodes these proteins:
- the LOC127938539 gene encoding cbp/p300-interacting transactivator 2 → MADRMMAMNHARFPDAVNGHQHSTRRMGMGQFSNALPQQQHYNVNMGDHMHYAGGNVNANHGIRHSMVSGNNINGGIPNGNFPARFNSQFVGQGQQLAASMQLQKLNTPYYGHHTHPSHHHHYMHEMHPASHQLNGTAQQFRDSNVKQTGVPLPGHHMPAAMLPPNVIDTDFIDEEVLMSLVIEMGLDRIKELPELWLGQNEFDFMTDFVCKQQPSRVSC, encoded by the coding sequence ATGGCAGACCGCATGATGGCAATGAACCATGCACGTTTCCCAGATGCAGTGAATGGGCATCAACACTCCACGCGCAGGATGGGAATGGGACAGTTTTCCAACGCGCTTCCACAGCAGCAGCATTATAACGTTAACATGGGAGATCACATGCATTACGCGGGAGGGAATGTAAACGCAAACCACGGGATCCGGCATTCCATGGTCTCTGGGAATAATATAAACGGAGGGATCCCCAATGGTAACTTTCCTGCCCGATTTAACTCCCAGTTTGTCGGACAAGGGCAGCAGCTCGCTGCCAGTATGCAGTTGCAGAAGCTCAATACGCCTTACTACGGTCACCACACGCATCCTTCCCATCATCACCATTACATGCACGAAATGCACCCCGCCAGTCACCAGTTAAACGGGACAGCACAACAGTTCCGAGACAGTAACGTTAAGCAGACTGGGGTTCCTCTGCCCGGCCACCACATGCCTGCAGCAATGCTGCCCCCCAACGTTATCGACACGGATTTTATTGACGAGGAGGTCTTGATGTCACTGGTGATAGAAATGGGCTTGGACCGAATAAAGGAGCTGCCAGAGCTCTGGCTGGGACAGAATGAGTTTGATTTCATGACAGATTTCGTTTGTAAGCAACAGCCCAGCCGAGTAAGCTGTTAA